From Agrobacterium tumefaciens, a single genomic window includes:
- a CDS encoding glucarate dehydratase, translating into MRIAEIHLTPVAIPDKPLLNCKGVHQPHALRTIIEVVCDDGTVGLGESYGSIKALDGLQRAAPALVGLDPFHLHELKSRVIAALPGGGGINAKSAVADHKLTDVVASAFEVPCLDIQGKLLGRPVSDLLGGMVRTSVPFSAYLFFKYAAHIGEEPDEWGEVLTPDQMVGEAQKMVETYGFQSLKLKGGVLHPDLEIETMRKLRKAFPDHPLRIDPNGGWTVETAIHIARELESVLEYLEDPVIGMDQMAKVAAATSLPLATNMIVLEFDQIAEAFRKNAVQIVLSDHHYWGGLRASTHLGKICETLGLGVSMHSNSHLGITLAAMTHVAAATPNLSYDCDTHYPWTGVDVIEGTPFTFRKGRLQVPTEPGLGVALDRSKLAKLAALYEQTAMKERDDTAYMKKFDPTYERKVPRW; encoded by the coding sequence ATGCGGATCGCTGAAATCCATCTCACACCGGTTGCCATCCCTGACAAGCCTCTGCTGAACTGCAAAGGCGTCCACCAACCTCACGCCCTGAGGACTATTATCGAGGTCGTCTGTGACGATGGCACCGTGGGTCTTGGGGAGAGCTACGGAAGCATCAAGGCACTGGACGGCCTGCAACGTGCGGCGCCTGCCCTGGTCGGCCTCGACCCGTTTCACCTCCACGAACTGAAATCGCGGGTGATTGCCGCTCTGCCCGGAGGCGGTGGCATCAATGCGAAATCGGCCGTGGCCGATCACAAGCTGACAGACGTCGTCGCATCCGCCTTCGAAGTGCCCTGCCTCGATATTCAGGGCAAGTTGCTCGGGCGGCCTGTCTCCGATCTTTTGGGCGGTATGGTTCGGACAAGCGTTCCCTTCAGCGCCTACCTGTTCTTCAAATACGCGGCCCACATCGGCGAAGAACCTGATGAATGGGGAGAGGTCCTGACCCCTGACCAGATGGTCGGTGAAGCGCAGAAGATGGTCGAAACATACGGCTTCCAATCGCTGAAGCTGAAGGGTGGCGTGCTGCATCCCGATCTCGAAATCGAGACGATGCGGAAATTGCGAAAGGCTTTTCCGGATCACCCGTTGCGAATTGACCCAAATGGCGGCTGGACGGTTGAAACCGCCATTCACATCGCCCGCGAACTCGAGAGCGTTCTGGAATACCTTGAAGACCCTGTCATCGGCATGGACCAGATGGCAAAGGTGGCGGCGGCCACTTCGCTTCCGCTTGCCACCAACATGATCGTTCTGGAGTTCGATCAGATCGCCGAGGCCTTCCGCAAAAACGCCGTGCAGATCGTCCTGTCAGATCATCATTACTGGGGTGGATTGCGCGCCTCGACCCATCTCGGCAAGATCTGCGAAACATTGGGGCTCGGAGTTTCGATGCATTCGAACTCGCATCTCGGTATCACGCTTGCCGCCATGACGCATGTGGCCGCTGCCACACCAAACCTCAGTTATGACTGCGATACACATTATCCCTGGACCGGCGTCGACGTGATCGAAGGAACACCATTCACGTTCCGGAAAGGCCGTCTGCAGGTGCCGACCGAGCCTGGTCTTGGTGTCGCCCTCGACCGGAGCAAGCTCGCCAAACTCGCCGCTCTGTATGAGCAGACGGCGATGAAAGAGCGTGACGACACGGCCTACATGAAGAAATTTGACCCAACCTACGAGCGCAAGGTGCCGCGCTGGTGA
- a CDS encoding ABC transporter ATP-binding protein, protein MAGIQAQTSAAADPVLSVRNLTTSFLVDGAWKPVVRDVSFDVAPGETVAIVGESGSGKSVTSLSIMRLLQADSSRIEGKILLGGRDLLALPEEKMRNVRGNDVAMIFQEPMTSLNPLFTIGDQISEALLCHKPMSKAEARAETIRLLEKVRIPSAASRFDEYPHRFSGGMRQRVMIAMALASRPKLLIADEPTTALDVTIQGQILDLIKTLQEEEGTSVLFITHDMGVVAEIADRTVVMYRGEQVETRATADIFHRGQHPYTRALLSAVPVLGSMKGYERPLRFPVVNTATGESKLPVETADTVASSLRPVLEVKNLTKRFDIHSGLFGKLTGRVHAVENVSFDLHAGETLSLVGESGCGKSTTGRAIMRLIDAQSGSVVADGKDVLALDKSGLREMRKSIQMIFQDPFASLNPRIRVGDAIAEPYLEHKMGNAKQAKDRVADLLEKVGLTPDMASRFPHEFSGGQRQRICIARALALEPKAIVADESVSALDVSIKAQVINLMLDLQQNLNLAFLFISHDMAVVERVSHRVAVMYLGEIVEIGPRAAVFENPQHAYTKKLMAAVPVPDPDRRSEKRSAANDEIKSPVRSVDYVVKPLDYREVSPGHLVAV, encoded by the coding sequence ATGGCAGGTATCCAGGCACAAACCAGCGCAGCGGCAGACCCCGTTCTTTCCGTTCGCAACCTGACGACTTCGTTCTTGGTGGATGGCGCGTGGAAGCCTGTCGTCCGTGATGTTTCCTTTGATGTCGCCCCCGGCGAAACGGTCGCGATTGTCGGCGAAAGCGGTTCGGGCAAGAGCGTGACCTCTCTCTCGATCATGCGTCTCCTCCAGGCGGATTCGAGCCGTATCGAAGGCAAGATCCTGCTCGGTGGTCGGGATCTGCTTGCTCTTCCCGAGGAGAAGATGCGCAACGTTCGCGGCAATGATGTCGCGATGATTTTTCAGGAGCCGATGACATCGCTCAATCCGCTCTTCACGATCGGCGACCAGATTTCCGAGGCGCTGCTTTGCCACAAACCGATGTCGAAGGCCGAGGCGCGGGCCGAAACCATCCGGTTGCTGGAAAAGGTGCGCATCCCTTCTGCCGCGTCGCGTTTTGACGAATACCCACACCGCTTCTCCGGCGGCATGCGTCAACGTGTGATGATCGCAATGGCGCTTGCGTCACGTCCGAAGCTGCTGATTGCCGACGAACCGACGACGGCTCTCGATGTGACGATCCAGGGTCAGATCCTCGATCTCATCAAGACGTTACAGGAAGAAGAGGGAACGTCGGTGCTGTTCATCACCCATGATATGGGTGTGGTCGCGGAGATCGCGGATCGTACCGTCGTCATGTATCGCGGCGAACAGGTGGAGACACGCGCCACGGCCGACATCTTTCACCGTGGGCAGCATCCGTACACGCGTGCCCTGCTGTCTGCTGTCCCGGTTCTCGGATCGATGAAGGGTTACGAACGCCCACTGCGGTTTCCAGTGGTCAACACCGCAACCGGTGAATCGAAGCTGCCGGTGGAGACGGCCGATACCGTCGCCTCCAGCTTGCGCCCGGTACTGGAGGTCAAGAACCTCACCAAACGTTTCGATATCCACTCAGGTCTTTTCGGCAAGCTGACCGGCCGAGTCCATGCCGTCGAGAATGTCTCGTTCGACCTCCATGCTGGTGAAACGCTATCATTGGTTGGCGAGTCGGGCTGCGGCAAATCAACGACGGGCCGGGCCATCATGCGTCTCATCGATGCGCAGAGCGGTTCGGTCGTTGCCGATGGCAAGGATGTGCTGGCGCTGGACAAATCGGGTCTGCGCGAAATGCGCAAATCGATCCAGATGATTTTTCAGGACCCCTTCGCCAGCCTCAATCCCCGCATCCGCGTTGGTGATGCCATTGCCGAGCCCTATCTCGAGCATAAGATGGGCAACGCCAAACAGGCGAAAGACCGTGTTGCGGATCTCCTGGAGAAAGTCGGTCTTACGCCTGATATGGCGTCGCGTTTCCCGCATGAATTTTCCGGTGGCCAACGCCAGCGCATCTGCATCGCGCGGGCTTTGGCGCTTGAGCCGAAAGCGATCGTTGCGGATGAGAGCGTGTCGGCGCTCGACGTGTCGATCAAGGCGCAGGTCATCAACCTGATGCTCGATTTGCAGCAGAACCTGAACCTTGCCTTCCTCTTCATTTCGCACGACATGGCTGTCGTTGAACGCGTCAGTCACCGGGTTGCCGTGATGTATCTTGGAGAGATCGTCGAGATCGGTCCGCGGGCTGCGGTGTTTGAAAACCCGCAGCATGCCTACACCAAAAAACTGATGGCTGCGGTTCCGGTGCCGGACCCTGATCGTCGGAGCGAAAAGCGGTCCGCCGCAAACGACGAAATCAAAAGCCCGGTTCGCTCCGTCGATTATGTTGTCAAGCCGCTGGACTATCGCGAGGTGTCTCCGGGACATCTTGTGGCGGTCTGA
- a CDS encoding SDR family oxidoreductase: protein MQRFTNKTVVVAGAGRDIGRACAIRFAQEGANVVLTYNGAADGAATAVAEIEKIGGSAIAIRADLTKASDVEAAISTAVDKFGEIHGLVHVAGGLIARKTIAEMDEAFWHQVLDVNLTSLFLTAKAALPKMAKGGAIVTFSSQAGRDGGGPGALAYATSKGAVMTFTRGLAKEAGPNIRVNAVCPGMISTTFHDTFTKPEVRERVAGATSLKREGSSEDVAGLVAFLTSDDAAYITGACYDINGGVLFS, encoded by the coding sequence ATGCAACGTTTCACCAACAAGACTGTTGTCGTCGCCGGTGCAGGCCGGGATATCGGCCGTGCATGCGCCATCCGTTTTGCGCAGGAAGGTGCCAATGTCGTGCTGACCTATAACGGTGCAGCCGATGGCGCGGCCACAGCCGTTGCCGAAATCGAAAAAATCGGAGGCTCGGCCATCGCGATCAGGGCGGATCTTACCAAAGCAAGCGACGTCGAGGCGGCGATTTCGACCGCTGTCGACAAGTTTGGCGAGATTCACGGTCTCGTACATGTCGCTGGTGGCCTGATTGCCCGCAAGACGATTGCCGAAATGGACGAAGCCTTCTGGCACCAGGTACTCGACGTCAACCTCACCTCGCTCTTCCTCACCGCAAAGGCAGCGTTGCCGAAGATGGCGAAGGGTGGTGCAATCGTCACCTTCTCATCGCAGGCCGGTCGCGATGGCGGCGGTCCGGGCGCGCTCGCCTATGCGACCTCCAAGGGCGCCGTCATGACCTTCACCCGCGGCCTCGCCAAGGAAGCCGGCCCAAACATTCGCGTCAACGCCGTCTGCCCCGGGATGATCTCGACAACCTTCCACGACACCTTCACCAAACCCGAGGTGCGCGAACGGGTGGCCGGTGCCACATCGCTGAAGCGTGAAGGGTCGAGCGAGGACGTCGCCGGTCTGGTGGCATTCCTGACATCTGATGATGCTGCCTACATCACCGGCGCCTGCTACGACATCAATGGCGGCGTTCTGTTCTCCTGA
- a CDS encoding DUF4962 domain-containing protein yields the protein MRPSASAIARQAHLDEPRPGSLTIGYMPSEQTPPTENPPRFSWLPDIDDGARYVLRISTDPGFSDAKTHTFEDLAWNFFTPDEALAEGHYHWAYALWDQNAAAPLSNWSKVRSFEIVAALPKTPVPSRAARHEAAHRSHPRLWLNPDQLKVFADAVAKDPDHCGWTDFFEKSVEPWIDRPIMPEPQPYPNNIRVAALWRQMYIDCQEVIYAIRHLAIAGRVLGREDLLDKARDWLLSVAAWDPNGATSRAYNDEAGFRVVVALAWGYDWLYDHLSADERETVRNVLLRRTREVADHVTAHARIHVFPYDSHAVRSLSAVLTPACISLLGESDEAGEWLDYTVEFLATLYSPWAGTDGGWAEGPHYWMTGMAYLIEAANLIRSYIGYDLYQRPFFQNTGRFPLYTKAPGTRRANFGDDSTLGDLPGLKVGYNVRQFAGVTGNGHYQWYFDRLKNDAAGTEMAFYNYGWWDLNFDDLVYRHDYRQVEPVSPADLPALAVFDDIGWVTIQKHMEDPDRHLQFVFKSSPYGSLSHSHGDQNAFALYAYGEDLAIQSGYYVAFNSQMHLNWRRQTRSKNAVLIGGKGQYAEKDKALARRAAGRIVSVEEKPGHVRILGDATAAYQVANPLVRKAEREIHFVNDSYFVFVDEVECEEPQELQWLCHTLGAPQTGRSSFRYTGKKAGFYGQFVFSSAGTPQITAIEGFPEIDPKEFEGLDIHHHVCATVPASTRHRLVTLLVPYSLNEPKRIFSFIDDQGFSTDIYFSDVDDERFKLSLPKQF from the coding sequence ATGCGTCCCTCTGCCTCGGCGATTGCCAGACAAGCTCATCTCGATGAACCGCGCCCCGGTTCCTTGACCATTGGTTACATGCCGAGCGAGCAAACACCGCCCACCGAGAACCCGCCGCGTTTTTCCTGGCTGCCCGATATCGATGATGGCGCACGCTACGTTCTGCGCATCTCGACCGATCCCGGATTTTCAGACGCGAAGACGCACACCTTCGAAGACCTCGCCTGGAATTTCTTCACGCCGGATGAAGCCCTGGCGGAAGGCCACTATCATTGGGCCTATGCCCTTTGGGACCAGAATGCTGCAGCGCCCCTTTCGAACTGGAGCAAAGTGCGCAGTTTCGAGATCGTCGCGGCACTGCCCAAAACACCAGTACCCAGCAGGGCGGCCCGTCATGAGGCTGCCCACAGATCCCATCCGAGGCTCTGGCTCAATCCCGATCAGTTGAAAGTCTTCGCCGACGCCGTCGCCAAAGACCCTGACCATTGCGGCTGGACCGACTTTTTCGAAAAGTCGGTAGAACCCTGGATCGACCGGCCGATCATGCCAGAACCGCAGCCTTACCCGAACAACATCCGCGTCGCGGCGCTGTGGCGCCAGATGTATATCGATTGCCAGGAAGTGATTTACGCAATCCGCCATCTGGCGATTGCCGGTCGGGTCTTGGGACGGGAAGACCTTCTCGATAAAGCCCGAGACTGGCTGTTATCCGTTGCCGCCTGGGACCCTAATGGCGCAACATCGCGCGCCTACAACGACGAGGCAGGGTTCCGCGTCGTTGTCGCCCTCGCCTGGGGTTACGACTGGCTTTACGACCATTTGAGCGCAGACGAACGAGAGACCGTCAGAAATGTGCTGCTGCGTCGGACGCGTGAAGTCGCAGACCATGTGACAGCCCATGCGCGCATTCACGTCTTCCCTTATGACAGCCACGCCGTTCGTTCGCTGTCTGCCGTCCTCACCCCCGCCTGCATTTCTCTACTCGGGGAAAGCGACGAAGCCGGCGAATGGCTCGACTATACAGTTGAGTTCCTCGCCACGCTTTATTCGCCATGGGCGGGAACCGATGGCGGCTGGGCCGAAGGGCCACATTACTGGATGACCGGTATGGCCTATCTCATCGAAGCCGCCAACCTGATCCGCTCCTATATCGGTTACGATCTCTACCAGCGACCGTTCTTCCAGAACACCGGACGGTTCCCGCTTTACACCAAGGCGCCCGGCACCCGCCGTGCCAATTTCGGTGACGATTCCACCCTGGGCGATCTTCCCGGACTGAAGGTGGGCTACAATGTGCGGCAGTTTGCAGGGGTAACCGGCAACGGTCATTATCAATGGTATTTCGATCGCCTCAAAAATGATGCGGCCGGGACGGAAATGGCCTTTTACAATTACGGTTGGTGGGATCTGAATTTTGATGATCTGGTCTATCGCCATGATTACCGCCAAGTCGAGCCCGTCTCGCCGGCTGACCTGCCAGCACTTGCCGTGTTTGACGATATCGGCTGGGTGACCATCCAGAAACATATGGAAGACCCGGACCGGCATCTGCAGTTCGTCTTCAAATCGAGCCCGTATGGATCGCTCAGCCACAGCCATGGCGATCAGAATGCCTTTGCGCTTTATGCCTATGGCGAAGACCTTGCGATCCAGTCGGGATATTATGTCGCCTTCAATTCACAGATGCACCTGAACTGGCGCCGGCAGACACGCTCGAAAAATGCGGTGCTGATTGGTGGCAAAGGCCAATATGCGGAAAAAGACAAGGCGCTGGCACGGCGGGCCGCGGGTCGTATTGTTTCCGTGGAGGAAAAGCCCGGTCATGTTCGCATCCTTGGCGATGCAACGGCCGCCTACCAGGTTGCTAATCCGCTGGTCCGCAAGGCAGAACGCGAAATCCACTTCGTCAACGACAGCTATTTCGTGTTTGTCGATGAGGTTGAATGCGAAGAACCCCAGGAACTGCAATGGCTCTGCCATACTCTCGGGGCACCGCAGACCGGTCGATCGAGTTTTCGATACACAGGCAAGAAAGCGGGTTTCTACGGTCAGTTCGTCTTCTCGTCGGCAGGCACACCGCAAATCACAGCCATTGAAGGATTTCCCGAGATCGACCCGAAGGAATTCGAGGGTCTCGATATCCATCATCACGTCTGCGCGACTGTCCCGGCCTCAACCCGGCATCGCCTGGTCACCCTTCTCGTGCCCTACAGCCTGAACGAACCGAAGCGGATTTTCAGCTTCATCGACGATCAGGGTTTTTCGACAGACATCTACTTCAGCGATGTCGACGACGAGCGTTTCAAGCTCTCCCTTCCCAAGCAATTCTAG
- a CDS encoding hydroxyacid dehydrogenase encodes MKKSPDKPRLLIAMREELPKGFFGSREWARLNAVTDIIAGFPCTDFDTAEGSKALAEADILLAAWGTPSLTRERLSRAPKLKMLAYAASSVRSVAPPEFWETSNILVTTAASAMAVPVAEFTYAAIIMCCKDVFRLRDEHRKERGTGGFGSRRGMSLPYLGNYDRRIGIVGASRIGRLVIEMLGRGNFEIGVYDPYLSEADASALGATKMDLHALLAWSDVVSLHAPILPETRHMIGARELALMPDHAVFINTARGWLVDHDALLLEAKSGRLRILIDTPEPEPLPTDSLFYDLPNVVLTPHIAGALGNELRALSDLAITEIERFIAGLPPLHPVFKQDMERMA; translated from the coding sequence ATGAAAAAGTCCCCTGACAAACCACGGCTGTTGATCGCCATGCGCGAAGAGCTTCCCAAAGGGTTCTTCGGATCGCGAGAATGGGCACGGCTGAATGCCGTAACGGACATCATTGCGGGTTTTCCCTGCACGGATTTCGACACGGCAGAAGGAAGCAAGGCCTTGGCGGAGGCCGATATTCTGCTGGCAGCATGGGGTACGCCATCGCTGACAAGAGAACGCCTTTCCCGGGCACCAAAACTGAAAATGCTGGCTTATGCCGCTTCATCGGTGCGCAGCGTCGCACCTCCCGAATTTTGGGAAACGTCCAATATTCTGGTGACGACGGCGGCATCCGCCATGGCCGTGCCGGTGGCCGAGTTCACCTACGCAGCAATCATCATGTGCTGCAAGGATGTGTTTCGCCTGCGCGATGAGCACCGGAAAGAGCGCGGCACCGGCGGCTTTGGCAGTCGGCGCGGTATGAGCCTGCCATACCTCGGCAACTATGATCGCAGGATCGGCATTGTCGGCGCATCCCGCATCGGGCGACTGGTGATCGAAATGCTTGGACGGGGAAATTTCGAGATCGGCGTTTACGACCCCTATCTCTCCGAGGCAGACGCCTCGGCCCTGGGTGCAACGAAAATGGACCTGCATGCGCTTCTCGCCTGGTCCGACGTGGTTTCGCTGCATGCACCGATCCTGCCGGAAACCCGCCACATGATTGGCGCCCGCGAGCTTGCATTGATGCCCGACCATGCGGTCTTCATCAACACTGCGCGCGGCTGGCTCGTCGACCACGATGCATTGCTGTTGGAAGCAAAATCCGGACGGCTGCGCATCCTGATCGACACGCCGGAACCGGAGCCTCTACCGACCGACAGTCTCTTCTACGATCTGCCCAATGTCGTTCTCACCCCACATATTGCCGGGGCGCTGGGCAATGAATTGCGGGCGCTGTCCGATCTCGCCATCACGGAAATCGAGCGTTTCATCGCTGGCCTTCCACCTCTGCACCCCGTTTTCAAGCAGGATATGGAGCGCATGGCATGA
- a CDS encoding aminotransferase class V-fold PLP-dependent enzyme gives MSDDIRTSIGLRPVINVSGTMTSLGASIVVPEAIAAMSSILPQFVEINDLQRKASAVIALLTGGEAGFVTASCSAGISLAVAGAITGNNLLAIEQLPDRAPEKNEVLVQMGHVVSYGAPVDQAIRLAGGKPVLVGQATSTHRFHMEHAITEKTAAAVYVVSHHVVDYGLLNLKEFVEIAHAKGVPVIVDAASEYDLKIFLEQGADIALYSGHKFLGGPTSGIVAGRKELVRHAFLQNMGIGRGMKVGKESIFGVMAALEAWEKRDHAGIRERETSYLNLWKQTLDGRPGVTALIEPDPTNNPLDRMRVIIKAEEAHITAWDLSDALARGTPPIIVRDHEVEHHYFYLDPCNLHPGQETIVARRLTEELEKARASNEIIATPIENRSKHRFDGALRWPD, from the coding sequence ATGTCTGATGATATCCGCACCTCAATTGGACTTCGCCCGGTGATCAATGTGTCCGGCACCATGACAAGCCTCGGCGCGTCGATCGTGGTTCCGGAAGCAATTGCCGCCATGTCGTCGATCCTGCCGCAGTTCGTTGAAATCAACGATCTGCAGCGCAAGGCGAGCGCCGTTATCGCCCTGCTTACGGGCGGCGAGGCAGGATTTGTCACGGCTTCCTGCTCTGCGGGTATTTCGCTCGCCGTTGCGGGCGCCATTACCGGCAACAACCTGCTGGCCATCGAGCAACTGCCGGATCGCGCTCCCGAGAAAAACGAAGTTCTCGTGCAGATGGGGCATGTCGTAAGCTATGGTGCGCCAGTCGATCAGGCGATCCGCCTTGCCGGCGGCAAACCGGTGCTGGTCGGACAGGCTACCTCGACCCACCGTTTCCACATGGAGCATGCGATCACCGAAAAGACGGCCGCAGCCGTTTATGTCGTTTCGCATCATGTTGTCGATTACGGTTTGCTGAACCTCAAGGAATTCGTGGAAATCGCCCATGCCAAGGGTGTTCCCGTGATCGTCGATGCAGCTTCGGAATATGATCTCAAAATATTCCTCGAGCAGGGTGCGGATATTGCCCTTTATTCCGGTCACAAGTTTCTGGGCGGCCCGACGTCGGGCATCGTTGCCGGACGCAAGGAGCTGGTGCGCCATGCCTTCCTTCAGAACATGGGCATTGGCCGCGGCATGAAGGTCGGCAAGGAAAGCATCTTTGGTGTCATGGCGGCACTGGAGGCCTGGGAAAAGCGGGATCATGCTGGCATTCGCGAAAGGGAAACCAGTTACCTCAACCTGTGGAAACAGACACTCGACGGTCGACCAGGTGTCACCGCGCTGATCGAACCCGATCCCACCAACAATCCTCTTGACCGTATGCGCGTCATCATCAAGGCGGAGGAAGCCCATATCACCGCCTGGGATCTTTCCGATGCGCTGGCGCGTGGCACCCCGCCGATCATCGTTCGCGACCATGAGGTCGAGCACCACTACTTCTATCTCGACCCATGCAATCTGCATCCTGGTCAGGAAACGATCGTTGCAAGGCGTCTGACGGAAGAACTCGAAAAGGCGCGTGCCTCGAACGAAATCATCGCGACGCCGATCGAAAACCGCAGCAAGCACCGCTTCGACGGCGCGCTTCGCTGGCCGGATTGA
- a CDS encoding SGNH/GDSL hydrolase family protein, with product MSVSLPRASRIAVLGTSLVQQNHIGDAGSLATSARGWMSWAEVLSHGRLSCPVHHDPSVPSGWEPSNRPGVSRFFSGLNFGVSGQKAVEIERRLPRLLQSDFDLILVDAGTNDMMVESRQTIADTRARIASTLLDAGKTVILLPILARSIGKWPAGGAERAKAHWINRQSIEFAASHANCHVFDWNAVWVDPESEFGEPYPGYSDDGTHFSVPGAFAVGKLLATYLETIVPRAADRILARDDRFDPINNPAGNLAPDASARVVKEMIEKNHRLGGELVHPGTGVWLEAICDVDVPAHEGVLGISLRLKDVATEGQEATALAPFRDNDGTVFSFPDIRWKGALRTPPLKLRPGSAPPELYLDILLRPGSNPIAIDVSRIDVRPVSSPVRA from the coding sequence ATGTCCGTATCGTTACCAAGGGCGAGCCGAATTGCCGTGCTCGGAACATCGCTCGTCCAGCAGAACCATATCGGCGACGCGGGCTCGCTTGCCACATCGGCACGCGGCTGGATGAGTTGGGCAGAGGTCCTGTCGCATGGCAGGCTAAGCTGCCCGGTCCATCATGATCCGTCCGTCCCATCCGGCTGGGAGCCCAGCAATCGGCCCGGTGTCAGCCGCTTCTTTTCCGGCCTCAATTTCGGGGTTTCCGGCCAAAAAGCGGTCGAGATCGAGCGGCGCCTGCCGCGACTGTTGCAATCGGATTTCGATCTGATCCTGGTCGATGCCGGCACCAACGACATGATGGTGGAGAGCCGTCAGACGATCGCCGATACACGGGCACGGATCGCATCGACCTTGCTCGACGCCGGAAAGACCGTGATCCTGCTCCCCATACTGGCCCGCAGCATCGGAAAATGGCCGGCTGGCGGTGCCGAACGGGCAAAAGCGCACTGGATCAACCGCCAGAGTATCGAGTTTGCCGCAAGCCACGCCAATTGCCATGTGTTCGATTGGAACGCGGTCTGGGTCGACCCTGAGAGCGAATTCGGTGAGCCTTATCCGGGCTATTCCGACGATGGCACCCATTTTTCGGTGCCGGGTGCCTTCGCCGTCGGAAAGCTGCTGGCAACCTATCTCGAAACGATTGTGCCCCGCGCCGCCGATCGCATTCTGGCAAGAGACGACCGTTTCGATCCGATCAACAACCCAGCCGGCAATCTGGCGCCGGACGCGTCAGCGCGGGTCGTGAAAGAGATGATTGAAAAGAACCACCGTCTCGGCGGAGAGCTTGTTCACCCCGGCACGGGCGTCTGGCTGGAAGCGATCTGCGACGTCGACGTACCTGCGCATGAGGGGGTGCTTGGCATATCGCTACGCCTGAAAGATGTTGCGACGGAAGGACAGGAAGCAACAGCGCTCGCTCCCTTCCGCGACAACGATGGCACAGTTTTTTCTTTCCCCGATATCCGATGGAAAGGCGCACTGCGTACGCCACCGTTAAAACTCCGGCCGGGTAGCGCGCCGCCCGAACTCTATCTCGATATCCTGTTGCGGCCCGGATCAAACCCAATCGCAATCGACGTTTCTCGCATTGATGTCCGGCCCGTTTCCAGCCCGGTGCGCGCATGA
- a CDS encoding TIM barrel protein — MKTFDYSFSTLGCSELNLHEVADLAQHHGIACVELRTLAGTVDLIAALEAEFGSPDRFATFLTGRNLRAAALNTSVRLFESEDLSAVEPFIPWAEAAGIAHLRIFDGGGQLSAEDMSHAEKLLSDWQALRQSRQLSVDLMIETHDALADSRQLFAFVERVPTARILWDTHHTWAKGSDLATVWQNIAKSVVHLHVKDSRLDDAGRRRYVLPGHGNFPMADLISLLRSSDRQIPLSLEWERHWHPELPPLDDALTAARSWWR, encoded by the coding sequence ATGAAGACGTTCGACTACAGCTTTTCGACACTCGGCTGTTCTGAACTCAATCTGCACGAGGTCGCCGACCTCGCCCAACACCATGGCATCGCATGTGTGGAATTGCGGACGCTGGCCGGTACGGTCGATCTGATCGCGGCACTGGAGGCTGAATTTGGCAGCCCTGACCGGTTTGCCACTTTCCTGACCGGACGCAATCTCAGGGCGGCTGCACTCAACACGTCGGTCCGATTGTTCGAAAGCGAAGACCTCTCCGCCGTTGAACCATTCATCCCCTGGGCCGAAGCGGCGGGGATCGCACATCTTCGTATTTTCGATGGCGGCGGGCAGTTAAGCGCTGAAGACATGTCGCACGCTGAAAAGCTGCTGAGTGATTGGCAGGCACTGCGACAGTCGCGCCAACTCAGTGTCGATCTGATGATCGAGACCCACGATGCACTAGCGGATTCTAGACAGCTCTTCGCTTTTGTCGAGCGCGTGCCGACAGCGCGGATCTTGTGGGATACTCATCATACCTGGGCCAAGGGCTCCGATCTCGCAACCGTCTGGCAAAACATTGCCAAAAGCGTTGTCCATCTGCACGTCAAGGACAGCAGGCTAGATGATGCAGGACGCCGACGCTACGTGCTGCCCGGCCACGGCAACTTTCCCATGGCGGACCTGATTTCACTGCTTCGATCGAGTGATCGACAAATACCCCTCAGTCTCGAATGGGAGCGCCATTGGCATCCCGAACTGCCACCTCTGGACGACGCGCTGACGGCAGCGCGTAGCTGGTGGCGATAG